The Persephonella sp. KM09-Lau-8 nucleotide sequence TTGACCTTATGTTTTTGTAACAGGTTATAAATTTCCTCCCACATTTTTCTGTGGGCTATCTCTTTTTTGGAAGCATTCTTCCAGTTATTTTTTTGCCAGTTGTAAATCCATTCTGATATGGCTTTGATTACATACTGGGAATCTGAGTATAAATCTACTTCACAGGGCTCTTTAAGGGCTTTTAATCCTTCCAGAACAGCTCTTATTTCCATCTCATTATTAGTAGTTTCTGCTTTGCCCCCTTTAAGAATTTTTTCATGTTTATTGTATCTAAGCAAAGCACACCATCCCCCTGGACCTGGATTACCAAGGGATGACCCATCTGTAAAAATTTGAACCTTTTTCATCTTTACCATCCTATTATTTCAAAAGTTACAGGTAATTCTACTGTTAAATCTCCCTTTGGTGGTTTTTTTCTATATTTTTTTGCAAATAGGGGAACATATTTTTTGATTATTTTAACTGCCCCTTTATCAAGGACACTGTAATTACTGCTTTCTACTATTTTTATGGAATTCTCATCCACTGAACCATCTGCTTTTATAGTAAATCTAACGACCAGTGAACCCTCTATTCTTAATCTTTTTGCCATAGGCGGATATAAATCTTTTCTTCTGGCAAGCTCATTCAGATATTCTTGAAGGGCTCTTATATATGCCTGAATGTCCTCATCTGTCTTTTTTTCTTCTTTTTCTTCTTCTTTTCCATGTTGATATATCAGTTCTT carries:
- the rnhA gene encoding ribonuclease HI, with the protein product MKKVQIFTDGSSLGNPGPGGWCALLRYNKHEKILKGGKAETTNNEMEIRAVLEGLKALKEPCEVDLYSDSQYVIKAISEWIYNWQKNNWKNASKKEIAHRKMWEEIYNLLQKHKVNPIWVKAHAGHRENELCDKIAKEEAQKFSK